From a region of the Rhodococcus sp. 4CII genome:
- a CDS encoding HdeD family acid-resistance protein, which yields MSTSIPESSVIAARRTLTGLTVVLGLLTLGLGIAVLVWPHVTLTVLAVLIAIQFFGFGIVQIIRAFADVDAGGGTRTLVGVSGALAILLAFLVLRSPLQTVVIIALVVGAWWVFRGVLDIVAGASGSVADRGLTIVLGVISVVAGAIVLLQPELSLEVFVIVVGVWMVLYGIIIVVTPIVLSRMR from the coding sequence ATGAGTACCTCAATTCCGGAGTCCTCTGTCATCGCAGCCCGGCGCACGTTGACCGGCCTCACGGTGGTGCTCGGTCTGCTCACCCTGGGACTGGGCATCGCAGTGCTCGTCTGGCCGCACGTCACGCTCACCGTGCTGGCCGTCCTGATCGCCATCCAATTCTTCGGATTCGGCATCGTCCAGATCATCCGGGCGTTCGCCGACGTCGACGCCGGAGGTGGAACGCGCACACTGGTGGGCGTATCCGGCGCCCTCGCAATACTTCTGGCGTTCCTCGTACTGCGGAGCCCCCTCCAGACGGTCGTGATCATCGCGCTCGTCGTCGGTGCGTGGTGGGTGTTCCGCGGCGTCCTCGACATCGTCGCGGGCGCGTCGGGTTCGGTCGCGGATCGCGGGCTGACCATCGTGCTCGGGGTGATCAGCGTTGTCGCCGGGGCCATCGTGCTTCTGCAGCCCGAACTGTCGCTCGAGGTATTCGTGATCGTGGTCGGAGTGTGGATGGTGCTGTACGGCATCATCATCGTCGTCACCCCGATCGTGCTCAGCCGCATGCGGTAG
- a CDS encoding biotin--[acetyl-CoA-carboxylase] ligase, with translation MWTDLNRPPLNADNLRAALVRGDDDSDTRRFWSRLDVVQETGSTNADLLARAAASNSDRHVLLAEFQGSGRGRHSRAWVSPPQAQIAVSALLTMPGMGVGDMGWLPLLTGVAVVDALRAVAKVPAELKWPNDVLIDGRKVAGILAEVSATTPDPAVVVGIGLNVSLTRDELPVAHATSLVLEDAEVSDRDTLVRAVLRAIADRWQQWHDSNWDVTELAEAYRARCGTLGQRVRAELPGGRELIGIATDVDAEGRVVIAPDGQPGTVAVSAGDITHLRPVRTD, from the coding sequence ATGTGGACCGACCTGAACCGACCCCCGCTCAACGCCGACAATCTGCGGGCTGCGCTCGTCCGCGGTGACGACGACAGCGATACCCGCAGGTTCTGGTCGCGGCTCGACGTCGTCCAGGAGACCGGGTCCACCAACGCGGACCTTCTCGCGCGGGCCGCGGCGTCGAACAGCGACCGGCACGTGCTGCTCGCCGAATTCCAGGGCAGCGGCCGGGGCCGCCACTCGCGCGCCTGGGTGAGCCCGCCGCAGGCACAGATCGCGGTCTCCGCGCTCCTGACGATGCCGGGGATGGGGGTGGGTGACATGGGGTGGCTGCCGCTCCTGACCGGAGTCGCCGTCGTCGATGCGCTGCGTGCCGTCGCGAAGGTACCCGCGGAACTGAAGTGGCCCAACGACGTCCTGATCGACGGTCGCAAGGTCGCCGGGATCCTCGCCGAGGTGTCCGCCACCACACCGGATCCCGCGGTGGTCGTCGGGATCGGACTCAACGTCAGCCTCACGAGAGACGAACTTCCCGTGGCACACGCGACGTCGCTCGTGCTCGAAGACGCCGAGGTCAGCGACCGTGACACCCTCGTACGTGCGGTGCTCCGCGCGATCGCCGACCGCTGGCAGCAATGGCACGACTCCAACTGGGACGTCACCGAACTCGCGGAGGCCTACCGCGCGCGCTGCGGCACCCTCGGTCAGCGGGTGCGCGCCGAACTGCCCGGCGGGCGTGAGCTGATCGGCATCGCCACGGACGTCGACGCCGAGGGGCGGGTCGTGATCGCGCCGGACGGCCAACCCGGCACGGTCGCCGTCTCCGCAGGTGACATCACACATTTACGCCCGGTGCGCACCGATTAG
- a CDS encoding acyl-CoA carboxylase subunit beta produces MTTVEEPSAAESASTPDIHTTAGKLADLRNRQAQAQHPSGEAAVEKVHAKGKLTARERITALLDDGSFVELDALARHRSVNFGLADNRPVGDGVVTGYGTVDGRDVCVFSQDATVFGGSLGEIYGEKIVKVMDLALKTGRPLIGINEGAGARIQEGVVSLGLYGEIFHRNVQASGVIPQISLIMGPAAGGHVYSPALTDFVVMVDQTSQMFVTGPDVIKTVTGEDVTMEDLGGAHTHMVKSGVAHYVASGEQDALDYVKDLLSYLPSNNQAAAPRMIPTDPITGALEDSLTAEDLELDTLIPDSANQPYDMHEVIRRILDDDEFLEVQAERAGNIVVGFGRVDGRSVGIVANQPTVFAGCLDIDASEKAARFVRTCDAFNVPIITLVDVPGFLPGTDQEYNGIIRRGAKLLYAYGEATVGKITVITRKAYGGAYDVMGSKHMGADVNLAWPTAQIAVMGASGAVGFVYRKQLLEAARNGDDVDALRLQLQQEYEDTLVNPYVAAERGYVDAVIPPSHTRGQIVAALRLLERKMVTLPPKKHGNIPL; encoded by the coding sequence ATGACCACTGTTGAGGAGCCGAGCGCGGCGGAGTCGGCGAGTACGCCCGATATTCACACGACGGCGGGAAAGCTCGCCGACCTGCGTAATCGTCAGGCCCAGGCGCAGCACCCGAGCGGTGAAGCCGCGGTCGAGAAGGTCCACGCCAAGGGCAAGCTCACCGCCCGCGAACGCATCACCGCCCTGCTCGACGACGGCTCGTTCGTCGAACTCGACGCCCTCGCCCGGCACCGCAGCGTGAACTTCGGCCTCGCCGACAACCGCCCCGTCGGCGACGGCGTCGTCACCGGCTACGGCACCGTCGACGGCCGCGACGTGTGCGTGTTCTCCCAGGACGCCACCGTCTTCGGCGGCTCCCTCGGCGAAATCTACGGCGAAAAAATCGTCAAGGTCATGGACCTCGCCCTCAAGACCGGCCGCCCCCTGATCGGCATCAACGAAGGCGCCGGCGCCCGCATCCAGGAAGGCGTCGTCTCCCTCGGGTTGTACGGCGAAATCTTCCACCGCAACGTCCAAGCCTCCGGCGTCATCCCGCAGATCTCCCTGATCATGGGCCCCGCCGCCGGCGGCCACGTGTACTCCCCCGCCCTGACCGACTTCGTCGTCATGGTCGACCAGACCTCCCAGATGTTCGTCACCGGCCCCGACGTGATCAAGACCGTCACCGGCGAAGACGTCACCATGGAAGATCTCGGCGGCGCCCACACCCACATGGTCAAGTCCGGCGTCGCCCACTACGTCGCCTCCGGCGAACAGGACGCCCTGGACTACGTCAAGGACCTGCTGTCCTACCTGCCGTCCAACAACCAGGCCGCCGCCCCCCGGATGATCCCCACCGACCCGATCACCGGAGCCCTCGAAGACTCGCTCACCGCCGAGGACCTCGAACTCGACACCCTCATCCCGGACTCGGCGAACCAGCCCTACGACATGCACGAGGTCATCCGCCGCATCCTCGACGACGACGAATTCCTCGAGGTCCAGGCCGAACGCGCCGGCAACATCGTCGTCGGCTTCGGCCGCGTCGACGGCCGCTCCGTCGGCATCGTCGCCAACCAGCCCACCGTCTTCGCCGGCTGCCTCGACATCGACGCCTCCGAAAAGGCGGCCCGGTTCGTGCGCACCTGCGACGCGTTCAACGTCCCCATCATCACCCTCGTCGACGTCCCCGGATTCCTGCCCGGCACCGACCAGGAATACAACGGCATCATCCGCCGCGGCGCGAAACTGCTCTACGCCTACGGCGAGGCCACCGTCGGGAAGATCACCGTCATCACCCGCAAGGCCTACGGCGGCGCCTACGACGTGATGGGCTCCAAGCACATGGGCGCCGACGTCAACCTGGCCTGGCCCACCGCCCAGATCGCCGTGATGGGCGCCTCCGGCGCCGTCGGGTTCGTCTACCGCAAACAACTGCTCGAGGCCGCCCGCAACGGTGACGACGTCGACGCCCTGCGCCTGCAACTGCAACAGGAATACGAAGACACCCTCGTCAACCCGTACGTCGCCGCCGAACGCGGCTACGTCGACGCCGTCATCCCCCCGTCCCACACCCGCGGACAGATCGTGGCCGCCCTGCGCCTGCTCGAACGCAAAATGGTCACCCTCCCGCCCAAGAAGCATGGGAACATCCCGCTATGA
- a CDS encoding acyl-CoA carboxylase subunit epsilon: protein MTALTEDDVRTDSGANAASSVNGSAADTTLSDSVATDAPGDGDVAAPGEPFLTVVRGSPSDEEIAALVAVLSAVAAAGSGDPDSYLPPESWGAPTRMHRSNAPFSPYAFPNVSAYRR from the coding sequence GTGACCGCCCTCACCGAGGACGACGTGCGCACCGACAGCGGAGCGAACGCGGCGTCGTCGGTCAACGGATCCGCGGCAGACACGACGCTCTCGGACAGCGTGGCTACCGACGCGCCGGGTGACGGGGATGTCGCCGCGCCCGGCGAGCCTTTCCTGACCGTGGTCAGGGGTTCCCCGTCCGACGAGGAGATCGCGGCGCTCGTCGCGGTGCTCTCCGCGGTCGCAGCGGCGGGCAGCGGCGACCCGGATTCGTACCTCCCACCCGAGTCCTGGGGTGCCCCCACTCGCATGCATCGCAGCAACGCCCCGTTCTCCCCGTACGCATTCCCGAACGTGTCGGCGTACCGGCGTTGA
- a CDS encoding nucleoside triphosphate pyrophosphatase, with protein MTSFVLASASPARLAVLRSAGVEPVVRVSGVDEDAIIAALGAEAAPEHVVTELARAKANDVLPVLARDGISDAVVVGCDSMLLIDGSLQGKPGTVDVARARWSAMAGRSATLLTGHSVLRLVNGTVVGDAHDHSATVVHFASPPDADLEAYLATGEPLQVAGAFTLDSLGGWFVDRIEGDPSSVIGIGLPLVRTLLAEVGVGVAELWATSGHAD; from the coding sequence GTGACGTCCTTCGTTCTCGCCTCGGCATCCCCGGCGCGGCTGGCCGTGTTGCGCAGCGCCGGGGTGGAACCGGTGGTGCGGGTCTCCGGAGTCGACGAGGATGCGATCATCGCGGCACTCGGTGCCGAAGCAGCCCCCGAGCACGTCGTCACCGAACTGGCGCGCGCGAAGGCGAACGACGTCCTCCCGGTTCTCGCGCGGGACGGGATCTCCGACGCGGTAGTCGTCGGATGCGACTCCATGTTGCTCATCGACGGCTCCCTGCAAGGTAAACCGGGAACCGTCGACGTCGCCCGTGCCCGCTGGTCGGCGATGGCAGGCCGGAGCGCGACCCTGCTCACCGGGCACAGCGTCCTGCGCCTCGTGAACGGAACGGTCGTGGGCGACGCGCACGACCACAGCGCGACCGTCGTCCATTTCGCGAGCCCGCCCGACGCGGATCTGGAGGCCTACCTCGCGACGGGCGAACCACTCCAGGTTGCGGGTGCGTTCACCCTGGACAGCCTCGGCGGATGGTTCGTGGACCGCATCGAGGGCGATCCGTCCAGTGTGATCGGCATCGGACTGCCCCTCGTCCGCACGTTGCTCGCGGAGGTCGGAGTCGGTGTCGCCGAACTGTGGGCGACGTCAGGCCACGCCGACTGA
- a CDS encoding MFS transporter, whose product MPATQRDALYRGELGRWVPWLGLATSLAAVFMQLLDATIVNVALPSIAVDLGASVSAQLLMVSVYTLSFACSLITAARLGDLLGRRRVFLTALAVFVTASLLCGLAQSPTALVASRALQGLAAGSMSAQTFAIISGLFPKRSHPRVFGIYGATIGLATICGPLVGGLLIQWDLFGWGWRLIFFVNLPLGLAALVLGYFYLVDAKPDVVHGGGTGRREARSLDMGGAVLSALGLFLLIFPLAEGRERGWPTTIVVMLLCSVPVLIAFVVYEWRLGRRGGDPVLRLQLFTDRAFSLGAAIAFVFFGTLTSLIFTISLTLQFGFGFSPLRAGVMTLPWALGTGLAALASAVVYRRIGNLVLPLGMALFAGSLVVLSAQLLHEGTDPRWSALAGPLFVGGAGLGLFVAPLQTAILATVQPQNAGSVSGLLPTVQQVGSSIGLAVIGVVFFNLVATQSADAVQAERPALTAELAAVGVPPGLIPRAEETFVRCATEQLGSTSPMKVPDECRSLGSGGASLGAAQQQIADSDVVAARESTRSAAGEAFLQAERRILWIIAAVAAAIGVASLTLPRRNQPADDVSVGVA is encoded by the coding sequence ATGCCTGCGACTCAGCGTGATGCACTCTATCGGGGTGAACTCGGTCGGTGGGTTCCGTGGCTGGGTCTGGCCACCAGTCTCGCCGCCGTGTTCATGCAACTGCTGGACGCGACCATCGTCAACGTCGCGCTTCCGAGCATCGCGGTCGATCTTGGGGCTTCGGTGTCGGCGCAGCTACTCATGGTCAGCGTCTACACACTGTCGTTCGCGTGCTCCCTGATCACGGCCGCACGATTGGGGGACCTGCTCGGACGGCGCCGGGTCTTCTTGACCGCGCTGGCCGTGTTCGTGACCGCCTCGCTGCTGTGTGGACTGGCGCAGTCGCCGACCGCTCTCGTCGCGTCCCGCGCGCTGCAGGGTCTGGCCGCGGGATCGATGTCAGCGCAGACGTTCGCCATCATCTCGGGGCTCTTCCCGAAACGGTCCCATCCGCGCGTGTTCGGTATTTACGGCGCGACCATCGGGCTCGCCACGATCTGTGGTCCCCTCGTCGGCGGGCTTCTCATTCAGTGGGATCTGTTCGGCTGGGGGTGGCGGTTGATCTTCTTCGTCAACCTCCCGCTCGGACTCGCCGCGCTGGTCCTCGGGTACTTCTATCTCGTCGACGCGAAGCCCGACGTGGTCCACGGCGGTGGCACCGGCCGCCGCGAAGCGCGGAGCCTCGACATGGGCGGCGCCGTGCTGTCGGCGCTCGGATTGTTCCTCCTGATCTTTCCGCTGGCCGAGGGCCGGGAACGGGGCTGGCCGACGACCATCGTAGTGATGCTGCTGTGTTCGGTACCGGTGCTGATCGCGTTCGTCGTCTACGAGTGGCGACTCGGGCGCCGCGGCGGCGACCCCGTCCTGCGACTGCAGTTGTTCACCGACCGCGCGTTCTCCCTCGGCGCGGCCATCGCGTTCGTGTTCTTCGGCACGCTCACATCGCTGATCTTCACCATCTCCCTCACCCTGCAGTTCGGGTTCGGGTTCTCCCCGCTGCGGGCAGGTGTGATGACGTTGCCCTGGGCGCTGGGGACGGGCCTCGCCGCGCTGGCCTCCGCCGTGGTCTACCGGCGCATCGGCAACCTCGTCCTGCCGTTGGGAATGGCCTTGTTCGCCGGCTCCCTCGTCGTGCTTTCGGCGCAACTGCTGCACGAGGGAACCGATCCGCGCTGGTCGGCGCTGGCCGGCCCACTGTTCGTCGGGGGAGCCGGCCTCGGACTGTTCGTGGCACCGCTCCAGACGGCGATTCTCGCGACCGTGCAGCCGCAGAACGCGGGTTCGGTGTCGGGCCTACTCCCGACCGTCCAGCAGGTGGGCAGTTCGATCGGGCTCGCGGTGATCGGGGTGGTGTTCTTCAATCTCGTCGCGACGCAGTCCGCAGATGCGGTCCAGGCGGAACGGCCTGCGCTGACCGCTGAGCTCGCCGCGGTCGGGGTGCCGCCGGGGCTGATCCCGCGTGCGGAGGAGACGTTCGTGCGGTGCGCGACGGAACAGCTCGGGTCCACGTCCCCGATGAAGGTGCCCGATGAGTGCCGGTCGCTGGGATCCGGGGGCGCCTCGCTCGGAGCGGCGCAGCAGCAGATCGCCGATTCCGATGTAGTGGCTGCACGGGAATCGACCCGCAGCGCGGCGGGTGAGGCGTTCCTCCAGGCGGAACGCCGAATCCTCTGGATCATCGCGGCGGTCGCCGCGGCGATCGGTGTGGCGTCGCTGACGCTGCCGCGCCGCAATCAACCGGCCGACGACGTGTCAGTCGGCGTGGCCTGA
- a CDS encoding condensation domain-containing protein, translated as MDLNLITHWKPEPGRVVEWKVTDTSARAAAVAPVDPALPTTMQERHLRRARLAANNGETQSPWIGIAFDFPGRLDTEAMTRSLERYVLRHDTLHSWFSFANADADPTDTSNAVRRHVVPADSIALVPHEGETLTTSEQVRDHIAARFANDTSALGWPAFVFGVVEHYDTEAPAADDSFTLFHAVDHAHTDMQSMILTFAETRIIYQAELDGTSPELPAPGSYVEYSRKEREKAATLTLASPEVHGWIGHLTRNGGTFPSFPLDLGAADAPQPAIGSRFDLADADECERFGAVCKANGSNFIGGVFAALAITEHELVGRDRYMALSPVTTRNDPQFYWSQGWFINLVPVGFAPRGCRDVHRSRPARTGRLPVGQGARRSVRSAGDRHRAHSRRSGGDVAAHHTGSAPDRVVHRRAPVAADREFRVDPGDRHRRGQGHADRVDLDQPGPRGHMDGDLASGYRRGAPVRHRVRRTVVDRHENRGPGGRLHGLAVRTGGRGLADCRRGGVVHVTSIDRYMLEPGLVTEWSVAPGAVSPSAVPPSYNQQFHLDTARTHGVGRSVWMAAAFDLPGKLDRDALAQALVHFIRRHDTLQTGFDVSPDAMERVDLDPEDIMVVASESSVTTSSHELREHLRFRFTAACDPLTFPAYLFATIERDSHYTVVSAFDHTLVDGYSLVIALGELRQIYQKLVGLGGAGVLTEADLTAELGDPGSFLRYCELEAEAPVTEIGDPRVREWARFYERCGGTAPSFPLDLGVEAGKPAPQGADVRPLLDAAGTERFEEICLDSGGSLFTGTLTAMGMAVQSINGVSRMPLQFPLHIRQDPQWANAIGWLTTSAPLTVELTPDCDFQSSLAHTHASFRTALTLKGVTMAQVREALGDGYRRTRTDVFMVSYIDYRRLPGTDDHDQLNAHHISNVTVADDAQFWISRTQRGLALRSRFPETSTARRAVTEFLVRLREIMQDICENGVTPIAELTSQLNLEGTPVV; from the coding sequence ATGGACTTGAACTTGATCACCCACTGGAAGCCGGAGCCTGGGCGGGTCGTCGAGTGGAAAGTCACGGATACGAGTGCACGGGCGGCTGCCGTGGCGCCGGTGGATCCGGCACTGCCGACCACCATGCAGGAGCGGCACCTGCGGCGCGCACGATTGGCGGCGAACAACGGGGAGACCCAGTCGCCCTGGATCGGCATCGCCTTCGACTTCCCCGGCAGGCTCGACACCGAGGCGATGACTCGCTCCCTCGAGCGGTACGTCCTGCGCCACGACACGCTGCACAGCTGGTTCTCCTTCGCGAACGCCGACGCCGACCCGACGGACACGAGCAACGCCGTCCGTCGGCACGTCGTGCCCGCCGACTCCATCGCGCTCGTCCCGCACGAGGGCGAGACCCTCACCACCTCCGAGCAGGTCCGCGACCACATCGCGGCGCGCTTCGCGAACGACACGAGCGCGCTCGGCTGGCCTGCCTTCGTGTTCGGTGTCGTCGAGCACTACGACACCGAGGCGCCTGCAGCGGACGACAGCTTCACCCTGTTCCACGCCGTCGATCACGCCCACACCGACATGCAGTCGATGATCCTCACCTTCGCCGAGACGCGGATCATCTATCAGGCAGAACTCGACGGCACCTCGCCGGAACTGCCCGCACCGGGCAGTTACGTGGAGTACAGCCGGAAGGAACGGGAGAAGGCGGCGACGCTGACCCTCGCCTCTCCCGAGGTGCACGGCTGGATCGGGCACCTGACCCGCAACGGCGGGACCTTCCCGAGCTTCCCCCTGGACCTCGGCGCCGCCGACGCACCCCAGCCGGCCATCGGAAGCCGTTTCGACCTCGCCGACGCCGACGAGTGCGAGCGGTTCGGCGCCGTGTGCAAGGCCAACGGGTCCAACTTCATCGGCGGGGTGTTCGCGGCTCTCGCCATTACCGAACACGAACTGGTCGGGCGCGACCGCTACATGGCTCTGTCTCCCGTGACCACCCGCAACGATCCGCAGTTCTACTGGTCCCAGGGGTGGTTCATCAATCTCGTTCCGGTCGGGTTCGCCCCTCGGGGATGCCGCGACGTTCACCGGTCTCGCCCAGCGCGCACAGGCCGCCTACCGGTCGGGCAAGGCGCTCGGCGAAGTGTCCGTTCAGCAGGTGATCGACACCGTGCTCACTCACGCCGGTCCGGAGGCGATGTCGCAGCACACCACACTGGCTCCGCCCCCGATCGTGTCGTACATCGACGGGCGCCGGTTGCCGCAGACCGAGAATTTCGTGTCGACCCGGGCGACCGGCATCGTCGGGGGCAAGGCCACGCAGATCGCGTCGATCTGGATCAACCGGGTCCTCGAGGGCACATGGATGGCGATCTCGCATCCGGATACCGACGCGGCGCACCGGTCCGTCACCGCGTACGCCGAACGGTTGTCGACCGTCATGAAAACCGTGGCCCGGGAGGGCGATTACACGGTCTCGCCGTTCGCACCGGTGGCCGCGGGCTCGCCGACTGCCGCAGGGGCGGAGTAGTGCACGTCACGTCGATCGATCGGTACATGCTCGAACCCGGCCTGGTGACGGAATGGTCCGTCGCACCGGGTGCGGTCTCCCCGTCCGCGGTGCCACCGTCGTACAACCAGCAGTTCCATCTCGATACCGCGCGCACGCACGGCGTCGGCCGAAGCGTCTGGATGGCAGCAGCTTTCGACCTTCCCGGCAAACTCGACCGGGACGCGCTCGCGCAGGCGCTGGTGCATTTCATTCGGCGCCACGACACACTGCAGACCGGGTTCGACGTGAGTCCGGACGCGATGGAGCGGGTGGATCTCGATCCCGAGGACATCATGGTGGTCGCGTCCGAGTCGTCGGTGACGACGTCATCGCACGAACTCCGCGAGCATCTGCGGTTTCGCTTCACCGCAGCGTGCGATCCGCTGACCTTCCCGGCCTACCTGTTCGCGACGATCGAACGCGATTCCCACTACACGGTGGTCAGTGCGTTCGATCACACTCTCGTCGACGGATATTCACTGGTCATCGCGCTGGGCGAACTCCGGCAGATCTATCAGAAACTCGTCGGACTCGGCGGCGCGGGCGTGCTCACCGAGGCGGATCTGACGGCGGAACTCGGCGATCCCGGGAGTTTCCTGCGGTACTGCGAACTCGAGGCCGAGGCGCCCGTCACCGAGATCGGTGACCCCCGGGTGCGCGAATGGGCACGCTTCTACGAGAGGTGCGGCGGAACCGCGCCCAGTTTTCCGCTCGACCTCGGTGTCGAGGCGGGCAAACCCGCCCCGCAGGGCGCCGACGTCCGGCCCCTCCTCGACGCGGCAGGCACCGAGCGGTTCGAGGAGATATGCCTCGATTCCGGGGGCAGCCTCTTCACCGGCACGCTCACCGCGATGGGGATGGCGGTGCAGTCGATCAACGGCGTCTCCCGGATGCCGTTGCAGTTTCCCCTGCACATTCGCCAGGACCCGCAGTGGGCCAACGCAATCGGGTGGCTCACGACGAGCGCGCCGCTGACGGTCGAACTGACACCCGACTGCGATTTCCAGTCGTCACTGGCGCACACTCACGCCTCGTTCCGCACCGCGCTCACCCTGAAGGGTGTGACGATGGCTCAGGTGAGGGAGGCGCTCGGCGACGGATACCGCCGCACCCGCACCGACGTGTTCATGGTCTCGTACATCGACTACCGCCGGCTGCCGGGCACGGACGATCACGACCAGCTGAACGCGCACCACATCAGCAATGTGACGGTCGCGGACGACGCCCAGTTCTGGATCTCACGCACTCAGCGGGGTCTCGCCCTGCGATCGAGGTTCCCGGAGACGTCGACGGCGCGGCGTGCGGTCACGGAGTTCCTCGTGCGGCTGCGCGAGATCATGCAGGACATCTGCGAGAACGGCGTCACGCCCATCGCGGAGCTCACCAGTCAGCTGAACCTGGAGGGCACTCCGGTCGTCTGA
- a CDS encoding group III truncated hemoglobin translates to MCDFWETVLFRTGTYRGSVAAVHLALHGSHGFTALHFDRWVELWASSVEELFDGDVAQRATREAATIARAMRRRLLDPTGPQTTGVPSRFS, encoded by the coding sequence ATGTGCGACTTCTGGGAGACGGTCCTGTTCCGCACCGGCACCTATCGCGGCAGCGTCGCTGCCGTGCACCTGGCGCTGCACGGCAGTCACGGCTTCACCGCCCTCCACTTCGACCGGTGGGTCGAGTTGTGGGCCTCGAGCGTCGAGGAACTGTTCGACGGTGACGTCGCACAGCGGGCCACCCGGGAGGCAGCCACCATCGCACGCGCGATGCGCAGGCGGCTGCTCGATCCCACCGGCCCTCAGACGACCGGAGTGCCCTCCAGGTTCAGCTGA
- a CDS encoding sulfurtransferase translates to MPVAPDPTQSFAEYANPGRLVSTEWLSANLGTPGLKVVESDEDVLLYDVGHIPGAVKVDWHLDLNDQVTRDYINGEQFADLMSRKGISRDDTIVIYGDKSNWWAAYALWVFTLFGHEDVRLLDGGRDAWIAENRDTAFDVPETSPTDYPVVERNDAPIRAFKDDVLDHLGEGPLIDVRSPQEYTGERTHMPDYPEEGALRGGHIPSALSIPWAKAAAPDSRFRSRGELNEIYGGVSADDAIVAYCRIGERSSHTWFVLTHLLGYPNVRNYDGSWTEWGNMVRVPIVRGEEPGDVPGASS, encoded by the coding sequence GTGCCCGTAGCGCCAGATCCAACCCAGTCCTTCGCCGAGTACGCCAACCCCGGTCGACTCGTGTCGACGGAGTGGCTCTCCGCGAATCTGGGAACGCCCGGCCTCAAGGTCGTGGAGTCGGACGAGGACGTGCTCCTCTACGACGTCGGCCACATTCCCGGCGCCGTCAAGGTCGACTGGCACCTCGATCTCAACGATCAGGTGACGCGTGACTACATCAACGGTGAGCAGTTCGCCGACCTGATGAGCCGCAAGGGCATCAGCCGCGACGACACCATCGTCATCTACGGCGACAAGAGCAACTGGTGGGCGGCGTACGCACTCTGGGTGTTCACGCTCTTCGGCCACGAGGACGTCCGTCTCCTCGACGGCGGCCGCGATGCGTGGATCGCCGAGAACCGGGACACCGCGTTCGACGTCCCCGAGACGTCCCCCACCGATTACCCGGTGGTCGAGCGCAACGACGCCCCGATCCGCGCGTTCAAGGACGACGTTCTCGATCACCTCGGCGAGGGACCGCTGATCGACGTGCGTTCGCCCCAGGAGTACACCGGCGAACGCACCCACATGCCCGACTACCCCGAGGAAGGGGCCCTGCGCGGCGGGCACATTCCGAGTGCGCTGAGCATTCCGTGGGCCAAGGCGGCAGCACCCGACAGCCGTTTCCGTTCGCGCGGTGAGCTGAACGAGATCTACGGCGGTGTCTCCGCCGACGACGCCATCGTGGCGTACTGCCGTATCGGTGAGCGGTCCAGCCACACGTGGTTCGTCCTCACCCACCTGCTCGGTTACCCGAACGTGCGCAACTACGACGGTTCGTGGACGGAGTGGGGCAACATGGTTCGCGTTCCCATCGTCAGGGGTGAAGAGCCGGGAGATGTTCCCGGCGCGTCGTCATGA
- a CDS encoding SufE family protein, producing the protein MTALPDSLAEIVDDFAAVDGSDKLQLLLEFSRELAPLPAELAQDAMEPVPECQSPLFLSVDDSDPEHVRLHFSAPAEAPTTRGFASILHQGLDGHSAAAILGVPDDFYSALGLADAVSPLRLRGMSAMLARIKRHLRG; encoded by the coding sequence ATGACCGCATTACCCGATTCGCTTGCCGAGATCGTCGACGACTTCGCCGCCGTCGACGGTTCGGACAAGCTGCAGTTGCTGCTGGAGTTCAGCCGCGAACTGGCGCCCCTGCCCGCAGAACTCGCGCAGGACGCGATGGAACCGGTACCCGAGTGCCAATCCCCGCTGTTCCTGTCGGTCGACGACTCCGACCCGGAGCATGTGCGGCTGCATTTCAGCGCCCCCGCGGAAGCGCCGACGACGCGGGGATTCGCGTCGATTCTGCACCAGGGGTTGGACGGGCACAGCGCTGCCGCCATCCTGGGAGTCCCGGACGATTTCTACTCCGCACTGGGGCTCGCCGACGCCGTCAGTCCGCTGCGACTGCGTGGCATGTCCGCGATGCTCGCCCGAATCAAGCGCCACCTTCGCGGCTAG